Proteins encoded by one window of uncultured Bacteroides sp.:
- a CDS encoding OmpA family protein produces MKKFILLIVATLIAAICYSQEHEKALKQYGFWDNWFLQGQAGVSYTFSECQRETSVFDLLAPHLAISVGKYFNPETGARIQLSGWQSKTYLPNGDYVYNVNYLSANLDGLLNMTNVFLGYKENRTFNLYGILGLGYSHTYKNSDENISKSYYLVPRTGLLADFRINKALSFNLETNVDIYDDDFNGIRYGNKYDCNLNILAGLTYKFKERGFALVDVADPALIQSLNDQINAQREEIAKYKDCCEKKQVIPEPVIKEIIKEVPWNAIILFRFDKSVIDSSQELNLYYVAQYLKEHPDARITIASYCDAKTGSPEYNQKLSERRSAAVAKALTEKYGISSDRFNIMNNGDKVQPFPNNNPWNRVVIFRSN; encoded by the coding sequence ATGAAAAAGTTTATTTTATTAATAGTAGCTACATTAATTGCTGCTATTTGCTACTCCCAGGAACATGAAAAAGCCTTAAAACAATATGGATTCTGGGATAATTGGTTTTTGCAAGGACAAGCTGGCGTTTCTTACACTTTCAGTGAGTGCCAAAGAGAAACATCAGTATTTGATTTGCTTGCTCCACATCTGGCAATATCTGTAGGAAAATACTTTAATCCGGAAACCGGAGCACGTATACAATTAAGTGGTTGGCAATCTAAAACATACCTTCCCAATGGTGACTACGTATATAACGTTAATTATTTATCAGCAAACCTGGATGGATTACTCAACATGACTAATGTTTTTCTAGGTTACAAAGAAAATAGAACATTTAATTTATATGGAATCCTTGGACTTGGATATTCTCACACTTACAAAAACAGTGATGAAAATATATCGAAATCCTACTATCTTGTTCCCCGAACTGGTTTGTTGGCCGATTTCCGTATAAATAAGGCTTTAAGCTTTAACCTTGAAACAAATGTAGATATATATGATGATGACTTTAACGGAATAAGATATGGTAACAAATACGATTGCAATCTAAATATTCTGGCAGGTCTTACTTACAAATTTAAAGAAAGAGGTTTTGCGTTAGTTGACGTTGCCGATCCAGCATTGATCCAATCATTGAACGATCAAATCAATGCACAAAGAGAAGAAATAGCCAAGTATAAAGACTGTTGCGAGAAAAAGCAAGTAATACCAGAACCTGTTATTAAAGAAATTATTAAAGAAGTGCCATGGAATGCAATTATTCTATTCCGTTTTGATAAATCTGTTATTGACTCGAGTCAGGAGCTGAATTTATATTATGTAGCTCAATATCTAAAAGAACATCCGGATGCAAGAATAACAATTGCTAGCTACTGCGACGCAAAGACTGGCAGCCCTGAATATAATCAAAAATTATCTGAAAGGCGTTCAGCAGCTGTCGCAAAAGCATTAACTGAAAAATATGGAATATCATCTGATCGTTTCAACATTATGAATAACGGAGATAAAGTACAACCATTCCCTAATAATAATCCATGGAATCGTGTAGTTATTTTCAGATCCAATTAA
- a CDS encoding SPOR domain-containing protein, producing MKKLAVLGTGLCIVLAFTSCKSGESAYKKAYEKAKQQELAEPKVTEPVEVAPVADVPIVKKSTTTASANNGVRQERVTVQGNGTLLDYSVVCGSFQTKANAEALQEDMISAGYKSVIALNPDTNMYRVIISTFADRNSAAEARDAFKAKYPNRKDFQGAWILHRVF from the coding sequence ATGAAAAAATTAGCAGTATTAGGAACGGGTTTATGTATCGTTCTTGCGTTTACTTCATGTAAATCAGGTGAAAGTGCTTACAAAAAAGCGTATGAAAAGGCAAAACAACAAGAACTTGCTGAGCCAAAAGTAACAGAACCTGTAGAAGTAGCTCCTGTTGCTGATGTTCCAATTGTGAAGAAATCAACAACAACAGCATCAGCAAACAATGGTGTACGTCAGGAAAGAGTTACAGTTCAGGGTAACGGTACTTTATTGGACTATAGTGTTGTATGTGGTAGCTTCCAGACAAAAGCTAATGCAGAAGCTTTACAGGAAGATATGATCAGCGCTGGTTATAAATCTGTTATTGCTCTTAACCCAGATACAAATATGTATCGTGTTATTATCAGTACTTTTGCTGATAGAAATTCTGCAGCAGAAGCAAGAGATGCATTTAAGGCTAAGTACCCAAATAGAAAAGATTTCCAGGGAGCCTGGATTCTTCATAGAGTATTTTGA
- a CDS encoding lipocalin-like domain-containing protein, whose translation MRKALNILFFALLITLTSSCSDEESLLENKWQLRRFEHVDGTVQREDSVFYNFMKGSYSAICLLSDGSYTTIFGNYSFNESELVITVLPESTTGPVYERYLNWKDGKRVFHVDELSSSVLQLNYNGEKSIFRKY comes from the coding sequence ATGAGAAAGGCTTTGAACATATTGTTCTTTGCTCTGTTGATTACTTTGACATCTTCTTGTTCAGATGAAGAGTCTCTTCTGGAAAACAAATGGCAACTACGGCGGTTTGAACATGTGGATGGTACAGTGCAGCGTGAAGATAGTGTGTTCTATAATTTTATGAAAGGCTCATACTCGGCAATCTGTTTACTTTCGGATGGGAGTTATACAACTATTTTTGGAAATTATTCCTTTAATGAAAGTGAATTGGTGATAACAGTTCTGCCGGAATCGACAACTGGTCCGGTTTATGAACGTTATCTGAATTGGAAAGATGGCAAAAGGGTGTTTCATGTGGACGAACTCTCATCCTCGGTTTTACAATTAAATTATAACGGAGAAAAATCAATATTCAGAAAATATTAA
- a CDS encoding SDR family NAD(P)-dependent oxidoreductase, with amino-acid sequence MENKIIFITGSTSGIGEGCARKFASKGSDLILNGRNESKLLQLKDELEKKYGIEVLPLVFDVRDRNAAAEALASLTGKWQNIDVLINNAGLVFGVDKEYQGDLDEWDVMIDTNIRALLSITRMVTPGMVKRGKGHIINIGSIAGDAAYPGGSVYCATKAAVKALSDGLRIDLVDTPLRVTNIKPGMVETNFSVVRFRGDKVKADNFYKGIKPLTGADIAETIYFAASAPEHIQIAEVLIMPTNQATGTISYKKTEA; translated from the coding sequence ATGGAAAATAAGATTATCTTTATAACAGGATCAACAAGCGGAATAGGTGAGGGATGTGCACGTAAATTTGCATCTAAAGGATCTGATCTTATTCTTAACGGACGCAATGAAAGTAAACTTCTTCAGCTAAAGGATGAATTAGAGAAGAAATATGGAATTGAAGTTCTTCCTCTGGTTTTTGATGTTCGCGACCGAAATGCTGCAGCCGAAGCATTGGCTTCTTTAACTGGAAAATGGCAGAATATTGATGTTCTTATTAATAATGCCGGACTTGTTTTTGGTGTGGATAAAGAATATCAGGGTGATCTTGACGAATGGGATGTTATGATTGATACCAATATCAGAGCATTACTGTCAATAACCAGAATGGTTACTCCGGGAATGGTGAAACGAGGTAAAGGTCACATTATTAATATAGGGTCAATAGCTGGTGATGCAGCTTATCCGGGAGGAAGCGTTTATTGTGCTACAAAAGCTGCGGTAAAAGCATTGTCCGACGGATTGCGTATTGATCTTGTTGATACTCCTTTAAGAGTAACAAATATAAAGCCGGGTATGGTAGAAACTAATTTCTCGGTTGTTCGTTTTCGTGGAGATAAGGTGAAGGCCGATAATTTCTATAAAGGAATAAAACCTCTGACAGGAGCGGATATTGCTGAGACAATTTATTTTGCAGCCTCTGCACCTGAACATATTCAGATAGCTGAAGTTCTTATTATGCCTACAAATCAGGCAACAGGAACTATTTCTTATAAAAAAACTGAAGCATGA
- a CDS encoding HU family DNA-binding protein, producing MSIQYRLTPMRDNISENPKQGFYAQVVTKGTIDTRELCKAISEKCSLNVADMKAAIEALAQTIEDKLQDGYNVSIDELGTFSVSAESRTVQDSEEIRGQSVKVKNINFRPSVRLKTTMKTSKFERVSGKK from the coding sequence ATGAGTATTCAATACAGATTAACGCCCATGCGCGACAACATTAGTGAGAATCCTAAACAAGGATTTTATGCACAAGTGGTTACTAAAGGCACAATTGATACCCGTGAATTGTGTAAGGCAATTTCTGAGAAGTGCTCTCTGAATGTTGCCGATATGAAAGCGGCTATTGAGGCGCTTGCGCAAACCATTGAAGATAAACTTCAGGATGGTTATAATGTTAGCATTGACGAGCTGGGAACTTTTTCTGTTTCGGCCGAATCACGTACTGTTCAAGATAGTGAAGAGATTCGTGGGCAGTCGGTTAAAGTGAAAAATATAAATTTTCGGCCTTCTGTAAGACTTAAGACAACAATGAAGACGTCTAAGTTTGAAAGGGTTTCTGGAAAGAAGTAA
- a CDS encoding DEAD/DEAH box helicase: MTFEQLNLINPILKALQEEGYTSPTPIQEQSIPIVLNGKDLLGCAQTGTGKTAAFSIPILQKLYKSEKNKGIKALVLTPTRELAIQIDDSFKAYGRFTGIHHTVIFGGVPQKPQTDTLRRGVDILIATPGRLLDLINQGFISLKTLEFFVLDEADRMLDMGFIHDIKRILPMLPKKRQTLFFSATMPPEIAKLANTILFQPEKVEVAPVSSTVDAIEQSVYFVDKNGKKDLLRFLLKDPKIESVLVFTRTKHGADKLAKLLEKDGIEAAAIHGNKSQNARQRALTSFKDHTLRVLIATDIAARGIDVDQLSHVINYELPNVPETYVHRIGRTGRAGHEGVAIAFCESEELPYLKDIQKLIGIKIPVVENHPFISSEVTSAIEEKKVVMKVQAKENKAYRGSKSNGDFWRRQKTTQNKDKK; this comes from the coding sequence ATGACATTTGAACAATTAAACCTTATAAATCCTATTTTAAAGGCTTTACAAGAAGAGGGTTACACCTCACCAACTCCCATTCAAGAACAATCAATTCCTATCGTATTAAATGGCAAAGATTTATTAGGCTGCGCACAAACCGGAACAGGAAAAACAGCAGCATTCTCAATCCCAATCCTACAAAAGTTATATAAATCGGAGAAAAACAAGGGAATCAAGGCACTTGTGCTTACCCCTACCCGTGAACTAGCAATACAGATTGATGATAGTTTTAAAGCTTACGGACGTTTCACAGGAATACATCATACTGTAATTTTCGGGGGTGTTCCTCAAAAGCCTCAAACCGATACCCTAAGAAGAGGTGTTGATATTTTGATTGCAACTCCAGGAAGACTCCTCGACTTAATTAATCAAGGATTTATTTCACTGAAAACGCTGGAGTTTTTTGTACTCGACGAAGCAGACCGTATGCTTGATATGGGATTCATTCACGACATCAAGCGTATACTTCCCATGCTTCCAAAAAAGCGTCAGACATTATTTTTCTCGGCTACCATGCCACCAGAGATTGCAAAACTGGCAAATACGATTCTTTTTCAGCCCGAAAAGGTTGAAGTGGCTCCAGTCTCTTCTACTGTAGACGCCATTGAACAGAGCGTTTACTTTGTAGACAAAAACGGAAAGAAAGATTTACTTCGTTTTTTATTGAAAGATCCAAAGATAGAATCAGTACTTGTTTTTACAAGGACCAAACATGGTGCAGATAAACTAGCCAAATTACTGGAGAAAGATGGCATTGAAGCTGCGGCTATTCACGGAAACAAATCCCAGAATGCCCGCCAACGAGCACTTACCAGTTTTAAGGATCACACACTCAGAGTACTTATTGCAACAGATATTGCTGCCCGTGGTATTGATGTAGACCAGCTTTCTCACGTAATTAATTATGAGCTGCCCAACGTTCCCGAAACCTATGTTCACCGCATCGGAAGAACCGGTCGTGCAGGTCACGAAGGTGTAGCTATCGCCTTTTGTGAATCAGAAGAGCTACCTTACTTAAAGGATATTCAAAAACTAATTGGAATAAAAATTCCTGTAGTAGAGAACCATCCGTTTATCTCCAGCGAAGTAACCAGCGCTATTGAAGAGAAGAAAGTAGTGATGAAAGTTCAGGCAAAAGAGAACAAAGCATATCGTGGCAGTAAAAGTAACGGAGATTTTTGGCGCAGGCAGAAAACAACTCAGAATAAGGACAAAAAATAA
- a CDS encoding YtxH domain-containing protein: MKNLNVFAALLGGVAIGAALGVLFAPEKGEDTRNKIAEILRKKGIKLSRSEMNDLVSEIASEMGPEGAE, translated from the coding sequence ATGAAGAATCTTAATGTTTTTGCCGCCCTGCTAGGTGGCGTAGCCATCGGTGCTGCACTAGGTGTATTGTTTGCCCCGGAAAAAGGAGAAGACACAAGAAACAAAATTGCTGAAATCCTTCGTAAAAAAGGAATTAAGCTGAGTCGAAGCGAGATGAATGATCTTGTTAGTGAAATTGCTTCAGAAATGGGTCCTGAAGGAGCTGAATGA
- a CDS encoding phage holin family protein has protein sequence MSTDNSTIDNIKQLIAEIKEYAILQKDYAKLQFVEKLTILLSMLIMTFILIILGMVTLFYLLYSLAYILEPLVGGLTISFCIISLISILIMVCMIIFRKNLITNPLVRFLTNLFLKDSNK, from the coding sequence ATGTCCACAGATAATAGTACAATAGATAATATCAAACAACTTATCGCTGAGATAAAGGAGTATGCGATATTACAAAAGGATTACGCTAAGTTACAGTTTGTAGAAAAATTAACAATTTTACTTTCCATGCTTATCATGACCTTTATCTTGATTATTCTGGGTATGGTGACTTTATTCTATCTTCTCTACTCCCTTGCCTATATTCTTGAACCTCTGGTAGGTGGATTAACCATAAGCTTCTGCATCATTTCCCTCATCAGCATTTTGATTATGGTATGCATGATTATATTCCGTAAAAATCTAATAACCAACCCATTGGTACGATTTTTAACGAATCTATTCTTAAAGGATTCAAATAAATAG
- a CDS encoding alkaline phosphatase has protein sequence MKPKFYLLAFILFTGFLFGQTDVYAQTKTAKYVFYFIGDGMGVNQVNGTEMYLAEQEGRIGIKPLTFTQFPFSTFATTYSTSNSITDSAAAGTALATGSKTKNETIGMDSLCKTPLYSVAVKAKKAGKKVGITTSVSIDHATPATFYAHQPDRDMYYEIATDLPKAGFDFYAGSGFLIPDSKSDKNAPNIYTLFKNANYTVAKGYDDYKVKKNKASKMILMQKDNTDAHSIPYAIDRKTGDLTLCQITESAINFLNKDNKNGFFLMVEGGKIDWACHSNDAATTFNEVIDMDNAVKIAYEFYKKHPNETLIVITADHETGGIALGTGKYELNLKVLGNQKVSETELSAKINQLRKDKQNDVTWNDIKNLLSENMGFWKSVKLTDKQEQLLKEEYVRSFLGKEVKLSESLYSKDEPMAALAKKTLDDIAMVSWASGSHSAGFVPVFAIGAGAELFHGKLENTDIPKKIAEAAKY, from the coding sequence ATGAAACCAAAATTTTATCTTTTGGCATTCATCCTGTTTACCGGATTCTTATTTGGTCAGACAGATGTATATGCTCAAACAAAAACCGCCAAGTATGTATTTTACTTTATTGGTGACGGAATGGGAGTTAATCAGGTAAACGGCACCGAAATGTATCTTGCCGAACAAGAAGGAAGAATTGGAATAAAGCCTCTTACTTTTACACAATTCCCTTTCAGTACATTTGCTACTACCTACTCTACTTCTAATTCAATAACAGATTCAGCTGCTGCAGGAACAGCGCTTGCCACCGGGTCTAAAACCAAAAACGAAACAATAGGAATGGACAGTCTTTGCAAGACTCCTTTATATAGTGTAGCTGTTAAAGCTAAAAAGGCAGGCAAGAAAGTAGGAATCACTACCAGTGTAAGCATTGACCATGCCACTCCGGCTACTTTCTATGCTCACCAACCAGACAGAGATATGTATTATGAAATTGCGACAGATCTTCCTAAAGCAGGTTTTGATTTCTACGCAGGAAGCGGATTTCTTATACCAGACAGTAAGTCTGACAAGAATGCACCAAATATTTATACCCTGTTTAAGAACGCCAACTACACTGTAGCCAAAGGCTATGATGATTATAAGGTTAAAAAGAATAAAGCCTCTAAAATGATTCTTATGCAAAAGGATAACACCGATGCACATTCTATTCCTTATGCTATAGATCGTAAAACAGGTGATTTAACTCTCTGCCAGATTACAGAAAGTGCAATTAACTTTCTGAATAAAGATAATAAGAACGGCTTTTTCCTGATGGTTGAAGGCGGTAAAATTGACTGGGCTTGCCACAGTAATGATGCAGCAACAACATTCAATGAAGTTATTGATATGGACAATGCTGTAAAAATTGCCTATGAATTTTACAAAAAGCATCCAAATGAAACCCTTATCGTTATCACTGCCGACCACGAAACAGGCGGAATAGCATTGGGAACTGGTAAGTATGAATTAAACTTAAAGGTATTGGGTAACCAAAAGGTTTCTGAAACAGAACTATCTGCTAAGATTAATCAGTTACGCAAAGACAAGCAGAACGACGTAACCTGGAATGACATCAAAAATCTTCTAAGTGAAAATATGGGTTTCTGGAAGAGTGTGAAGCTGACTGATAAACAAGAACAGCTTTTAAAAGAAGAGTATGTTCGCTCTTTCCTTGGCAAAGAAGTTAAACTGTCTGAAAGCCTATACTCAAAAGACGAACCAATGGCAGCACTTGCCAAAAAGACTCTTGACGACATTGCTATGGTAAGCTGGGCAAGCGGTAGCCACTCAGCCGGATTTGTTCCAGTATTTGCAATAGGAGCCGGAGCCGAACTGTTCCACGGAAAGTTAGAGAACACGGATATTCCTAAGAAGATAGCTGAAGCAGCTAAATATTAA
- a CDS encoding type I phosphomannose isomerase catalytic subunit, translating to MYPLKFKPILKQTLWGGAKIIPFKNLSEDMPNVGESWELSGVPGNESEVANGEFKGMTLDQLVRRFREELVGESNYARFNSTFPLLIKFIDAQQDLSIQVHPSDSLAKRRHNSMGKTEMWYVVDAAPGAKLRSGFSQEITPKEYKERVMNSTITEVLQEYSINKGDVFFLPAGRIHSIGAGSFIAEIQQTSDVTYRIFDFDRKDANGNSRELHTELAKDAIDYEVLDDYRTEYEAVKDEPVELVACPYFTTSLYDMTETITCDYSELDSFVVLIGLEGSCKVVDNEGNEVQLKAGETVLLPASTMDITIIPEGSAKLLETYV from the coding sequence ATGTATCCATTAAAATTTAAACCCATCCTTAAACAAACATTGTGGGGTGGTGCTAAAATTATTCCTTTCAAGAATCTTTCAGAAGATATGCCAAATGTTGGTGAAAGTTGGGAACTGTCCGGTGTGCCGGGTAATGAATCGGAAGTCGCTAACGGAGAATTTAAAGGTATGACCTTGGATCAGTTAGTAAGAAGATTTCGTGAAGAATTAGTAGGCGAAAGCAACTATGCACGTTTTAATTCTACATTTCCATTATTAATAAAGTTTATTGATGCTCAGCAGGATTTGTCTATTCAGGTTCATCCTTCTGATTCATTGGCAAAGAGGCGCCACAATTCAATGGGGAAAACAGAAATGTGGTATGTAGTAGATGCAGCTCCGGGTGCAAAACTTCGATCAGGGTTTTCTCAGGAAATAACTCCTAAAGAGTATAAAGAAAGAGTGATGAACTCTACCATTACTGAAGTGTTACAGGAATATTCCATAAATAAAGGTGATGTGTTTTTTCTTCCGGCAGGTCGTATTCATAGCATTGGAGCAGGTTCTTTTATTGCAGAAATTCAGCAAACCTCAGATGTAACCTATCGTATTTTCGATTTTGATAGAAAAGATGCCAATGGAAACTCACGTGAGTTGCATACCGAACTTGCAAAGGATGCTATTGACTATGAGGTGCTTGATGATTACAGAACGGAATATGAGGCTGTAAAGGATGAACCGGTGGAACTGGTTGCTTGCCCTTATTTCACAACTTCACTTTATGACATGACAGAGACTATTACGTGTGATTACTCTGAATTAGATTCTTTTGTTGTGCTGATTGGCTTGGAAGGTTCTTGTAAGGTGGTTGATAACGAAGGCAATGAAGTTCAGCTTAAAGCGGGTGAAACAGTTTTGCTGCCTGCATCAACAATGGATATTACTATTATACCCGAAGGTTCGGCTAAGTTACTAGAAACATACGTGTAA